Within Verrucomicrobiota bacterium, the genomic segment CGCCGGGAATGGACCCAGCCCGAGAGCGTGGCCGTCTGGCCGATATGATCCACGCGCAGTTCGTTGCAGTGATGCGTTCGTTTCATTTCAAAGCAAGGCGCGGATGTTGGCGGGAATCCGGAACGAATTCAAAGCGAAATTTTCAGGAGATGGGCTTAAGGGTTTAACAGGAGGCCACTGAGAAAACAGAGATCAACCGCACGAGCATCTTTCCCTTCCCCTGGGCATTCCCTCGTTCGCCATCAATCCCTCCGATGAAGCGAAGAAGTGGTTCCATTCAACCGATTTAACCCATTTAACGATTTAACGTTGTAACGACTTTGGTGGCGGCTTGTACCGCTGGTCAAACTCCTAGGCGCCTCGTCGGCCTTCGGAGCTTGCCCTGGTTGGCGCCAAGCGCCATAAAGATATCCTGGTAAAAATCGGCGTGGCTTTCCCAGGTCTGCGAAGTGACCATCCGGCCCGCGCGATCCACCACGCTTTGTTTGTCGATCCACGTGCCGCCGCATTGCGCGACTTCAAACCGCACATTGCAATAACAGGTGACCCGCCGGCCCTTCCCAAGACCAGCCGCGAGCAGAATCTGAATCCCATGGCAAATGGAGAAGATCCATTTCCCGCGGCGATGAAAATCCTGGACGATCCGGATCAGTTTGTCGTTGTGGCGAAGGCATTCCGGCGCGCGCCCGCCGATCAGGAGGATGGCCTCGTATTGGCTCGGCTTGACTTGCGCAATGGCGACGTCCGCCTGGATCAGATAGCCCGGCTTCTCGATATAGGTCGTCCAGCCCGGCTCGAAGTCGTGGATGACGCCGTGCAACCGCTTCTTCTGCGACGCGGCAATCACGGGTTGATAGCCCGCCTCGCGAAAGCGGTGTTGGGCATAAAGGATTTCAAACGATTCGCCGGCATCGTCCGTGATGATCAGAATTTTTCGAGGCATAGGCTGTGATCTTTTCCACGGATTCTATTGAGCGCAGAAGATCAGGCGAGTGTTTTTGGTTGGACGTAGGGCAGGCTTTCCAGCCTGCCAGTTAGGGGGACTTTCCAGTCCCCCTGCCGCGCAGATCGAGAAAGGGAGCTGGAAAGCTCCGTGAACCGCAGGCTCAAAAGCCTGCGGTACGTCGCTCGTAAACGAAATGCGCGGACAAGCTGTTCGCGCTCCTTTGGGCTGCGGGGGTACGCCGCTATCGCCAGACTTCGCGCCACATGTCGGCGGTCATCTTTTCGGCTTTCACCCAGCCGGAATGGCCGTCGAAGTAGAGTGCATCTGGGCCGCCGAGGTGCCGGTTTTTGGCGACGCGGCGTCCATACGTGGTGTCTCTGGCGTTGGACGAAGGCAGATGGGTCGGGTGCCAGACGTCGTTCAGAAACAGCTCGGCGTCCTGGTAACCCTTGA encodes:
- a CDS encoding DJ-1/PfpI family protein; this translates as MPRKILIITDDAGESFEILYAQHRFREAGYQPVIAASQKKRLHGVIHDFEPGWTTYIEKPGYLIQADVAIAQVKPSQYEAILLIGGRAPECLRHNDKLIRIVQDFHRRGKWIFSICHGIQILLAAGLGKGRRVTCYCNVRFEVAQCGGTWIDKQSVVDRAGRMVTSQTWESHADFYQDIFMALGANQGKLRRPTRRLGV